The Triticum aestivum cultivar Chinese Spring chromosome 7B, IWGSC CS RefSeq v2.1, whole genome shotgun sequence genome window below encodes:
- the LOC123160011 gene encoding WAT1-related protein At1g44800, with translation MGVGKKVLNDVKPYMMMILLQIGYAGMYIVSVASLKRGMSHYVLVTYRNLVATLVMLPFALFFEKGTRPKMTLRIFIKILGLALLEPVLDQNLYYVGNKLTSASFSSALVNILPAVTFIMAIVLRMEKLRLRSSHSQAKVAGTICTVIGAVLMIMYHGPVVQFPWARGAHHVDQAASAAAAQSSATWLKGTIAIITSCVAWAGFFVLQSNTLNSYPAALTLTTLICAMGTGINGSMALVAERHDMSAWVIGLDTRLFTVVYSGVVCSGVAFFVQGIVTETRGPVFVTAFQPLCMIITAVLGSVILKEETTLGSVIGAAIIVLGLYSLIWGKSNDIIDKPVHSVAEKLALPLTSVNGNGTNGTNGANGGRHVNGGQVAHDVETPAVKGATCH, from the exons ATGGGCGTGGGGAAGAAGGTGCTGAACGACGTGAAGCCGTACATGATGATGATCCTGCTGCAGATCGGGTACGCCGGGATGTACATCGTCTCCGTCGCCTCGCTCAAGCGCGGCATGAGCCACTACGTCCTCGTCACCTACCGCAACCTCGTTGCCACGCTCGTCATGCTGCCCTTCGCCCTCTTCTTCGAGAA GGGGACACGGCCCAAGATGACACTCCGCATCTTCATCAAGATCTTGGGGCTGGCGCTGCTCGA GCCTGTGCTTGACCAGAACCTGTACTACGTGGGCAACAAGCTGACCTCGGCCAGCTTCTCGTCGGCGCTGGTCAACATCCTGCCGGCCGTCACCTTCATCATGGCCATCGTCCTGCGGATGGAGAAGCTCCGGCTCCGGAGCTCCCACAGCCAGGCCAAGGTCGCCGGCACCATCTGCACCGTCATCGGCGCGGTGCTGATGATCATGTACCACGGCCCCGTGGTGCAGTTCCCGTGGGCCAGGGGCGCCCACCACGTCGaccaggccgcctccgccgccgccgcccagagcaGCGCCACCTGGCTCAAGGGCACCATCGCCATCATCACCAGCTGCGTCGCCTGGGCCGGCTTCTTCGTCCTCCAG TCGAACACGCTCAACAGCTACCCGGCGGCGCTGACGCTGACGACGCTGATCTGCGCGATGGGCACCGGGATCAACGGCTCGATGGCGCTGGTGGCGGAGCGCCACGACATGAGCGCGTGGGTCATCGGCTTGGACACCCGCCTCTTCACCGTCGTCTACTCG GGCGTGGTGTGCTCCGGCGTGGCCTTCTTCGTGCAGGGCATCGTGACGGAGACGCGCGGGCCGGTGTTCGTCACGGCCTTCCAGCCCCTCTGCATGATCATCACCGCCGTCCTCGGCTCCGTCATCCTCAAGGAAGAGACCACTCTCGGAAG TGTGATTGGCGCGGCGATCATCGTGCTGGGCCTCTACTCCCTCATCTGGGGCAAGAGCAACGACATCATCGACAAGCCCGTCCACTCCGTCGCCGAGAAGCTGGCCCTGCCGCTCACCTCCGTCAACGGCAACGGCACTAACGGCACCAACGGCGCCAATGGCGGCAGGCACGTCAACGGCGGCCAGGTCGCGCACGACGTCGAGACGCCGGCGGTGAAGGGTGCGACCTGCCACTAG
- the LOC123157390 gene encoding STOREKEEPER protein: MPSSKRPSPRASAEMEDDASADADAGLRASPPRPSKRSKSRSRSGDRRRSPNPNPRPRADYYGSAPSRKSERKRKPRSFPDSALLSQAIAPASSSGGGGGLGLGGHGAAQKLWTDADEIALLNGAISFRARYGIAPRLPDVEGLYESLRDNLSSHINQAKVYYKLKRLKSKFCNTALPPTSTPHERRVRALSADLWGTEVAPSAEDLPEAEEPEEEEEADEEYTGAVVPVAVSARLPLVSELLGEYWRRNGRAMSGVSLEKGLGLLGAEEGNVAETRWRRQLDAEMRTQLRRHDLAKEVFGLLSDTIKGLGP; this comes from the coding sequence ATGCCCTCCTCCAAGCGCCCCTCGCCGCGCGCGTCCGCCGAGATGGAGGACGACGCgtccgccgacgccgacgccggccTCCGCGCCTCCCCGCCCCGCCCCAGCAAGCGCTCCAAGTCCCGCTCCCGCTCCGGCGACCGCCGCCGCTCGcccaaccctaaccctaggccCCGCGCCGACTACTACGGCTCGGCGCCCTCCCGCAAGAGCGAGCGTAAGCGCAAGCCCCGCTCCTTCCCGGACTCCGCCTTGCTCTCCCAGGCCATCGCGCCCGCCTcttcctcgggcggcggcggcggcctcggcctcggcggcCACGGGGCCGCCCAGAAGCTCTGGACCGACGCCGACGAGATCGCGCTGCTCAACGGCGCCATCTCCTTCCGGGCGCGATACGGCATCGCGCCACGCCTTCCCGACGTGGAGGGTCTCTACGAGTCCCTCAGGGACAACCTCTCGTCGCACATCAACCAGGCCAAGGTCTACTACAAGCTCAAGCGGCTCAAGAGCAAGTTCTGTAACACGGCGCTGCCGCCCACCAGCACCCCGCATGAGCGACGGGTGCGCGCCCTCTCTGCTGACCTCTGGGGCACCGAGGTCGCTCCTTCAGCAGAGGATCTCCCAGAAGCAGAAgagcccgaggaggaggaggaggcagatgaGGAATATACTGGCGCGGTTGTGCCTGTGGCGGTGTCGGCGAGGCTGCCGTTGGTGAGCGAGCTGCTCGGTGAGTACTGGAGGAGGAATGGGCGTGCCATGTCAGGAGTGTCACTGGAGAAGGGTTTGGGGTTGCTTGGTGCAGAGGAGGGCAATGTAGCTGAGACTAGATGGAGGAGGCAGCTTGATGCCGAGATGCGCACACAGTTGCGCCGACATGATTTGGCAAAGGAGGTCTTCGGCTTGCTCAGCGACACCATCAAAGGCCTAGGGCCTTAG
- the LOC123157391 gene encoding uncharacterized protein: MDALFEQLSAVADMALDGRGFDTARLAGVLALFEVEAHASWAAAEAEHEAVARGTEAAVETAQGHLNAVMGAAVGSSGEADALSAATAAMDLAFKATSGTRPS, translated from the coding sequence ATGGACGCGCTCTTCGAGCAGCTCTCCGCCGTCGCCGACATGGCTCTCGACGGCCGGGGCTTCGACACGGCGCGGCTCGCCGGCGTCCTCGCGCTCTTCGAGGTCGAGGCGCACGCCTCGTGGGCGGCGGCCGAGGCGGAGCACGAGGCCGTGGCCCGGGGCACCGAGGCGGCCGTGGAGACCGCCCAGGGCCACCTGAACGCCGTCATGGGCGCGGCCGTCGGCTCGTCCGGCGAGGCCGACGCGCTGTccgcggccacggcggcgatgGATTTGGCCTTCAAGGCGACGTCCGGGACACGCCCCTCGTGA